A portion of the Acyrthosiphon pisum isolate AL4f unplaced genomic scaffold, pea_aphid_22Mar2018_4r6ur Scaffold_13335;HRSCAF=13975, whole genome shotgun sequence genome contains these proteins:
- the LOC100574606 gene encoding zinc finger protein 271-like: MSTLRGCWRTHTGEKPYLCDVCDKSFSQRGTLEYHLRTHTGEKPYPCDVCEKTFGSSSTLTEHRRTHTGEKPYPCDVCDKTFGSSSTLTEHRRTHTGEKPYPCDVCDKTFGSSSTLTKHRRTHTGEKPYSCDVCDKTFGSSSTLTKHRRTHTGEKPYPCDVCDKTFGSSSTLTKHRRTHTGEKPYPCDVCEKTFGSSSNLTKHRRTHTGEKPYPCDVCDKSFSQKSILENHIRTHTGEKPYSCDLCDKSFSQRGTLEYHLRTHTGEKPYPCDVCEKTFGSSSTLTKHRRTHTGEKPYPCDVCDKTFGSSSTLTEHRRTHTGEKPYPCDVCDKTFGSSSTLTKHRRTHTGEKPYPCDVCDKSFSQRGTLEYHLRTHTGNKPYPCDVCDKSFGSSGTLTEHRWTHTGEKPYPCDVCEKTFGSSSNLTKHRRTHTGEKPYPCSVCNKSFTRNYSLTIHLRTHTSEKRKKQGHKAKTKCNSQYTYSVD; the protein is encoded by the coding sequence atgagcaCTCTCCGTGGTTGCTGGAGGACGCACACTGGAGAGAAACCGTATTTATGCGACGTGTGTGACAAGTCGTTTTCTCAAAGAGGTACTCTGGAATATCACCTTCGGACgcacacaggagagaaaccgTATCCATGCGACGTGTGTGAGAAGACGTTCGGGAGTAGTAGCACTTTGACAGAGCACAGACGGACgcacacaggagagaaaccgTATCCATGCGACGTGTGTGACAAGACGTTCGGGAGTAGTAGCACTTTGACAGAGCACAGACGGACgcacacaggagagaaaccgTATCCATGCGACGTGTGTGACAAGACGTTCGGGAGTAGTAGCACTTTGACAAAGCACAGACGGACgcacacaggagagaaaccgTATTCGTGCGACGTGTGTGACAAGACGTTCGGGAGTAGTAGCACTTTGACAAAGCACAGACGGACgcacacaggagagaaaccgTATCCATGCGACGTGTGTGACAAGACGTTCGGGAGTAGTAGCACTTTGACAAAGCACAGACGGACgcacacaggagagaaaccgTATCCATGCGACGTGTGTGAGAAGACGTTCGGGAGTAGTAGCAATTTGACAAAGCACAGACGGACgcacacaggagagaaaccgTATCCATGCGACGTGTGTGACAAGTCATTCTCTCAAAAAAGTATTCTAGAAAATCACATTCGGACgcacacaggagagaaaccgTATTCATGCGACCTGTGTGACAAGTCGTTTTCTCAAAGAGGTACTCTGGAATATCACCTTCGGACgcacacaggagagaaaccgTATCCATGCGACGTGTGTGAGAAGACGTTCGGGAGTAGTAGCACTTTGACAAAACACAGACGGACgcacacaggagagaaaccgTATCCATGCGACGTGTGTGACAAGACATTCGGGAGTAGTAGCACTTTGACAGAGCATAGACGGACgcacacaggagagaaaccgTATCCATGCGACGTGTGTGACAAGACGTTCGGGAGTAGTAGCACTTTGACAAAGCACAGACGGACgcacacaggagagaaaccgTATCCATGCGACGTGTGTGACAAGTCATTCTCTCAAAGAGGTACTCTGGAATATCACCTTCGGACGCACACAGGAAATAAACCGTATCCATGCGACGTATGTGACAAGTCATTCGGGAGTAGTGGCACTTTGACAGAGCACAGATGGACAcacacaggagagaaaccgTATCCTTGCGACGTGTGTGAGAAGACGTTCGGGAGTAGTAGCAATTTGACAAAGCACAGACGGACgcacacaggagagaaaccgTATCCATGCAGTGTGTGTAATAAGTCGTTCACTCGAAATTACAGTCTGACGATTCACTTACGGACGCACACGAGTGAGAAACGAAAGAAGCAAGGGCACAAAGCAAAAACAAAGTGTAATAGTCAATACACTTACAGTGTTGATTAG